The genome window agcatatttgtaatagtagacagaataatgtctgttttataaacattgacaTCCTACATTACATGtatgaaccctgaaaatctgagacagctctcagattttttagaaagtttattttgccaagtttgaggatgcatgcccatgaggcctcctcaggaggtcctgacaacatgggcccaaggtggtcgtggcacagcttggctttatacactttagagagacatgagacatcaatcaatatgtgtaagatgtacattggttcagtccagaaaggtgagacaacttGAAAAGAAGGCCagagagggggcttccaggtcataggtaagtaagggacaaatggtttcattcttttgtgttgccgattaccctctccaaatgaggcaatcagatatgcatttatcttggtGAGCAGATGGGTGACTTTGGATAGAATGGGAGGTAGATTTgcactaagcagttcccagcttgacttttgcttttagctttgtgattttgggtccccaagatttattttcccttcacaaaGTCCAACATGTTTTCCTATGAGCATTAATTATTTATTGGGTAGTTTATTGCACAAATaagacatagatttttaaaaaaccatcaactTCATGCCTAGCTACATAGACATAATTACATAGAAGCTCAATTAAATTTGCAAACATTCCAGAGTTTGGGTTCCCAAtaattctttgtgattctttaaaaggtaaagtatttttttcccctaaaacatAGCAACATCGAAAATCACCCGTAGAATGTCctgccatttttatttctctagtttcctcattttctgcaaagcctctccgaggaaattgactttgaatatccttttacactcttctgttttagaaagcattGTGGTAAAACATTGAATCATCATGGTTGTAagttctgttcacattctttctttctttgaatattttttcccaagggccaacatttgattctgttgtattatggctaaaaggtaggcatgggaacaaaataaagacaagaagtcTTTGGAATAAGTGATCTCATCACAATGAATCAATTTGCCGTTGGAACGTATTTTTACAAAAtcactgttttgaaaatatttagccatGAATTGAAGCAGAgtctgtaagtttatttttttcctggtctaAGGTGATCAGCATTTTAGAGAATGAACCCAGGACACAACCacagcacaagaaaaaaatatgataatgaagCTTACACATATGTGTTACTactgtaacagaaaacatgtaaagaacatttgttttgatttatgtatcagtctgcactgtttaattttttgtgtcataatgctcttacttaaaaaaacaggATTAGTTAACAATGTCAATTACTAGTAATTCACagcataaataattaaacaaggaagcattaaaaaatataactgttttaaataaagttttattttacatcatttttttacttacacagaaattgccaataaaaaaagcagagatttgcCATGTAGCCGCAACCTAGTTTCCTCTCATTAACATCTTCTATCAGTGTGTCTCACATGgcttattaatatcttacataatttgtgacagttaatgaaccaatactgataggctatttttttatttttttattttttattttattttattttattttttgagatggagtctagctctatctcccaggctggagttcagtggcgggatcttggctcactgcaggctccacctcccggggttcacgccattctcctgcctcagcctcccacttagctgggactacaggcgcccgccacctcgcctggctaattttttgtatttttagtagagacggggtttcactgtgttagccaggatggtctcgatctcctgacctcgtgatccgcccgcctcggcctcccaaagtgctgggattacaggcttgagccaccgcgcctggctgataagctattattaactaaagttcatatttcatttggactcccttagttctgtcttactctgacccaggatcccatccaggaccccgcatgacatgtagtcatcacgtaggctcttcctggctgtgacagtgtgtcaggctttccatctcatGATGACCTTGATAGTACTGAGGAGCATTggtcaggaattttgtagaatgtcccccattgtcacttcatgttctcaaggtgaactgtcatctttgatgttcacttggatcatttggcagagctactgtttgtcaggtttctccactgtgaagttattttttctccttgtcaatactgcatgtgttcttttggagcAAGTCACTATGCAGAGCCCACACTTATGGAGTGAGGAGTTGGCTCCACCTTCTTGATGGCTGAGTGTCTACATCAAGCAGTTGTCTACATACAGCAGTTGCTGTGACTGCAATAAGACCAATAATCACTGcaatcaaagtaaaaatgaatcttttggatCTAGTTAGAACTTCTTTTAATACTTCTGTTAAAATATAGATGGATGAGGAAGCCTCCCACAGTcggtacatggacacagggatcccCATGCCCTCTCTTGCCCTCACTAGCAGAATATGGTGCTGCCAGTCCAAAGTTGAATCAATGCAAGTAAACAATCTACAGTTTTCACAGGTTATAGTTTGGGAATCTGGTTTAAGATCTATGATTCCTACAAATAGCATATAAGGGGGTTTTACACACTACATTTCCATGGATAGAGTGATTCTAACCTTCTATGAACCTGGTCCAGGCTTTCAGTTAAATCACTATCATAGGCCATATTAATGGGCCAGATGGATGGGACCTGTGAACACGATTGAGTCTGGCCCATACAATTATGATATAATTGGCCTCGAGGGGCCCAGTCTATAATAGTTCCGAATTCATTGTTTTGTAGTACCACTGCAGTATCagccacacattcttcccaaactaaGACTTCTGGGCTTTTTGATTCTTTGGGGATTTCCTTGGGACCAGGCTTCCCCTTAGGCCTACATTGTAATGATCTTTGATAAGAAGGGTCCTGTAAATTGTTTATCTGTGGCCTGAGTGACATTCCACTTACCATGTGATAAGTAAATCTACTAATGGCACTGACAGTAGGTACTTCTACCAACCAATTTTGGGTTGCAGGCATTAAGCATTCTGGTGCTTTCCCCAGGCAAATAGGAAGATAATGATACCCAATGGAAATGTTTatcatcattccttcttcttcaggTTGGGCAAGGCCACCGTCATCTGTGGGGCCTGGTACCCATgcactattattaacatatacttcaatAGAATTATCCATCCAAGTGGCTGCCTGAATTGAGGGTGGGAAAGGCACATAGGCCCAGTAGGTATAattagctgcagctgctcctgcagaCATAGGGAGACTTACCACCATTGATACAATCATTAAAGCTGCAAGCAGCATATTCTCTGGAGTTTGTGTTACCCTTGTGTTCTTCAGGCTTTTTTCAGCTAACTGTGTCAGCTTCTTTAGCTGGGCCCAGGACAGCAACTCTGCTTTCTTTGTGGATGGCaacttcatcttttcttctgataTCACCATTTTGTTCACCTGGTGAGTTGATGGTGCTCGAGTGAGGGTTTTCCGTCTCCACGGAGGCATTTTTCCTTGCATCTCTGatgggttcattgtagaacttcaaatgtctagtgggtatccaaacaggaagctgattttctcctggtgaaacacaagcaaaacctctCCCCATGTTATCACCTTACCTATTTcccatgtattatttttgatCTTTTCACCAAATCAGTTTTTCCTCATGTGGGCTGTTCTTTCTACCAGTAACATGTTGCTCTGCAGAAGTAGTGGTCTGATTTCTATATAcgtttaaaaactttaaagtataGAGTGCTAGATTAAGTTGTATCTGGGGAGTGTTATACTCcttactctctttttcctttttttgtttaacccattgagctttgagtgttctattatttctttcaattatggcctgtccttgggaattataaGGGATTCCTCttgtatgtgtaattttccactgatttaagaatttttgaaatgctttgctAGAGTATCCTGGCCCattatctgttttacttttttctggaactcccatgacagcaaaagaagataataaatgtcttttaacatgggaagtactttctcctgtctagcacgttgcccatatgaaatgtgaataagtatcaactgtcacatggacaaatgacaattttccaaatgaaggtcattgtgtgacatccatttgcccTAATGCATTAGGACATAAACCTCTGGGAttaactcctgcctcctgagtggccAAGTGTAGGACTTGACACTCagtacaatgttgtacaatattttttgcctctttccatgtgatatcaaatttattttttaattccgtTGCATTTACATGAGTCAGGGCATGACGTTCTTGTGCTTCCATGAAGGCAGATGATACTAGCAAGTCAGCTTGTTCATTTGCGTTCGTTAAAGGCCCTGGTAAATTAGTATGTGCTCAAGcatgagtaatataaaatgggaaatttctttttcttacagtttgttgtaacaaattaaacAGCTGATTCAACTGATCATCCATACTGTATTTGATTAGGGCTGTCTCAACATCCTTTGTAGCCTGTACTACATATGCAGAATCTGAAACAATGTTAATAGGCTGATTAAAACCTTGtaacactgaaatgacagcagccaATTCTGCTCTTTGAGCTGAGTGACATTGAGTTTCAATGACTCATTCTTTTTGCCTGGTGTAAGCCACTTTTCCCTTTCTGGAACCATCAGTAAACACCAtcagagcattttctaaaggttTATGTCTGTTAATTTTCGGTAAAATCCAAatagtcaattttaaaaactggaagatttttgttcttgggtaatgattatcaataattccCACAAAATCAGCAAGACCAATCTGCCATGCGCCAGAATTGATAAAGGCTTATCTAACCTCTTCATTGTTTAAAGGAACAATGATTTTATCTGGGTCACTTCCACACAATTTTACTATTTGTAGTCTTGCCTGAAAAATTAATGTAGCCATTTGATCTAAGTACAATGTAATAGTCTTAACtgtactgtgaggaaggaatgaccactccacaagatctgtattttgaacaatgatgcctgttggagaatgtgtagtagcaaaaatcaaaagttggcATGGGGATAAGTGATCTATTCTATTTGCTTGTGCTGACTGAAATTTTTCTTcaactaattcaatttctttagctgCCTCTGGAGTTAATGTTCTTTTACTATTCAAGTCCGGGTCCCCTCTCAAGATAGAGAACAAATTTGACATGGCATAAGTAGGGATTCCTAGAGTTGGCTGAATCCAATTAATATCTCCtagcaatttttgaaagtcatttaatgttcttaacgtgtcttttcttatttctatgttttgtggtttaacttttctttcctctacctgCATTCCCAAATAACGAAAAGGAGTAGAGGTCTGAATCTTATCAGATGCTATTGTTAGGCCTGCGTTTGAAACCTCTGTCTGCAGAAATGTGTAACAATTAGTCTATTGTTTCTGCAGCACACAAAATATCATCAACATAATGAATAACAgtctgaaaacttgtctctaactGGTTGAAGAACTTGAGCtacaaaagtctgacaaatagttAGACAATTAAGCATTCCCTGAGGTAACACTTTCCACTGAAATCTGGTGGCTTGTTCTTTATTACTTATGGCTGGCATAGTAAAAgccaatttttcaaaatcctgttttgccagaggaatggtaaaaaagcaatccttCAGATCAATTATAATTAAAGGGGATCATGGCTGGAGAAGGCAACACGAGTTGGAGAGACCCCATAGTTTGAATTACCGCATTAACCGCTCTTAGGTCAGTTAGCATGAGCCATCTGCCtgatattttctgaattacaaacacagaagaattctaaagacagaaaatgggtgaaacatgtcctttttaaaatagctttttaactattttatgtagCACCCCGAACTTTTCCTTAGGGAGCGGCCACTGTTTGACCTATAAAGGAAGCTGCAGGGTGAGTCTGAATTCCTCCTTCACCATAGTGAACGGTAGGTTGGACAATAATGAGTGCCTGGAGCCAAGTCGCAGCGAGCCTAGTTTCACGCTACCTCCCCCAGCACTTACTCggctgaggaggaggtggccatCGTGGTTTTAGCCCCAATGGCCCcaatggttctggactttttccttttaattttaatgtttcaggATATATTGCCTCCTGTCATTGATTGTAGTCAACATTTTGCATTGACCGAGCCATTACTGGCTCTGCTACCTATTTACAATGTGAAGTTTCCGTTCCTTTCCTGGATTTTTCCCCGCCTCTTCTTCACAATCTATTACACAGCTTTCAGGGGCATCAAAGACTGAAACGCTATCTTCTTCTATTTGAAACGGTTCTAAAGTTGCTTTAACAATGGCCCAATCATTCCATATTGTAAGTGGGATGATTTTACCTTCcctatttgcttgttttaattctttgccaattttttcccaatcttttaaatctaaagttccttgttctggaaaccatgggcagaatcgttctattgtttggaatagtgtaattagattttctgtagaagctttaattcccccttttcttaagagaattttaatgaagctgagataagagacatatttactttcagtttgccccattgttaccctggGTTCCTCTGAGCGCACAAGTTTACCGCAAGGCTGACGGTGGATGCACTCAGGAATCTCTCATCCACTGTCCTCAATGCTCACATTCTTAGCATATCTTCACCCTAGACAAAGGCACCCACATTGGGTTGcagatgaaggggtggcctgctcctccacacctgtgggtatatctcatcaggtgggatgagagactgagaaaaaaataagatacaaagtatggagaaagaaaagtgggcccaggggactggtgctcagcataccaaggacctgcacctgcaccagtctctgagttccctcagtttttattattttcattatcttagcAAGAGGAATGcggtaggagagcagggtgattgtaaggaggtcagcaaaaaaacatgtgagcaaaagaatctatgtcataattaagttcaaggggaagtactatgcctggatgtgcacgtaggccagatttgtgtttctctccacccaaacgtctcagtggagtaaagaataacaaggcagcattgctgccaacatgtctcgcctcccgccatagggaggttttcctcctatctcagaattgaacaaatgtacaatcgggttttatactgagacattcagttcccagggacaggcaggagacagtggccttcctccatctcaactgcaagaggctttcctcttttactaatccacctcagcacagaccctttatgggtgtcgggctgggggatggtcaggtctttctcatccaatgaggccatatttcagacaatcacatggggagaaaccttggacaatatccagctttccagggcagagctccttgtggcttttcacagtgcattgtgcccctggtttattgacactagagaatggcaatgacttttaccaagcatactgcttgtaaacattttgttagcaaggcacatcctgcacagccctagatcccttaaaccttgattccatacaacacatgtttttgtgagctcaaagttggggctaagtggctggggcaaagtgacaaattaacagcatctcagcaaagcaattgttcaaggtacaggtcaaaatggaatttcttatgtcttccctttctacatagacacagtaaagtctgatctctctttcttttcctacaaCGTTGATGTCTCCACCTCTGATCTACTATCACATGAATCATTCTAGCCTTCTCGCCTTGCTAATTTGTAAACTCCCACTTCACCAGTGACAGGCCTGATTCCTACCATCTGCAGGTTATGTaagtcattgttttattccagatacaGATGCTGTGGTTTTACAATGGTTAACAATTGCTTCTGttggaaagaactttataaaatggaatccaatgatgaagtatagttcatttgctttcagcctacagattctattcattttcaaagtgatttaggtcaacaccattttccctacatcttcagtgagttttcacctatttttttgtcttagtctattttgtgcttcggtaacagaatacctgaggctgggtaatttataagtaaaaaaggtTCATTTGGCTCACAATACTGGTGGCTGGAATGTCTGAGATTGGGCAGTTGCATCTAGTGGGGCCTCAGTCTTTTTCATCTtatggtggagagtggaaggggagcaaggggtgcactagagatcacatagcaaaagtgaaagcaagaggGAAGCAAAGGAAGCCAGACTCCTTTTAACTAGCTACTCCTGCAGAAATTAATCGATTCCTGTGAGAGCAGAACTCACTTACCCCtgtgggagggcattaatctgttcatgagggatccgtcactatgacccaaacaccttcaacCAGGCCCCACCGCCCCACACTGCCATAttgggggtcaaatttcaacatgagtttttgtggggacaaaccacatccaacccatagtaatttgtagcatagttaaattctttttcacataatgtatTCTATCCTGGGATACTCCACatcttgattaattttatttaatttgaatagagTTTGCTTTAACCATTTGGATGTAAAATTCTGCATATTTCAACAAATGCATTGTGGTAGGTATCCCATTATTAAAGTATCATATGGAATGcttcaaccccccaccccatggagccaatggcttcccatctgtgtagtttgcctTCTCCAGTGTCTCATTAAATGGGGTCACACTGTGTGTGTCCTCCTCAGActttcttcttccacttagcaatgtgcatgcgagattcactcatgtctttgtgtgagttgatagcttgttcctttctatggctaaatagtattctagtgcatgaatgtaccacaatttggttaTGCATTTTAGGGAGCAAAACCTTCCTCTTCTAACGTTGTTCCAGGATTAGAGGCCTTCAAATTAACTGACAATAGATACATTGGTAGGAGAGACAATACTTGGCTTCTTGTTCCCCAAGTAACATTGTGGGAAAAAATTCATCAGATGACAGGATCTAGTttacaaagaggtaaaaatagcccagaaacaagaaacaagactagAATCTGATAACCCACAAtggctatagttttcctttaaaaaaatttttttgagacagggtctggctctgtcacccaggctggagtgcaaaggtgcaatgtcagctcactgcaaccactacctcctgggtgcaaatgatcttccctcctcagcctcctgattagctgagactacaggcacatgccatcatgcccaactaatttttgtatttttggtagagacagggttcaccacattgcccaggatggtcttgaacttctggcctcccaaagtgctggaattataggcatgtgccaccatgcccggtcatgttacaattttccattgaaacataaaatttctgtcTGTAGTAACCACCATTTTTGATCATAATCAAAGtaagactattcttgttttaaaaataagtctagttttgttctattttgctTGATTATTTACGTAATTGCAGCAAGAACAAGCTACGACCATATAGGCGCTTTCAAGTTTCTTCGTTGGAAGTtttcatacagaatctcagatttgacttttaaagaccttattcgggctaaaagccaagctaagaacatactatcaaatttcagctgcagtccttacagctttgtgtgaattcctctgttctcttttttttttgagacagagtcttgctctttcgcccaggctggagtgcagtggcgtgatctcggctcactgcaagctccgcctcccaggttcacgccattctcctgcctcagcctcccaagtagctggaactacaggcgcccgccaccatgcctggctaatttttttgtatttttattagagacagggtttcaccatgttagctaggatggtctcgatctcctgacgttgcgatccatccgcctgggcctcccaaagtgctaggattacaggtgtgcaaacaggaaaggaagtagaATTGTTCCATATTGGTGGAACACAGAGTCAGCAGAGGTTCGAGAAGGGAGAATTTAGTCAATTGAGAAGTTCCCATGAAAGGAGCAAGATTAAGATCACACAGAGACACCTTGAAACAAAAAGCCAGGAATAACTTCCAACCCaagaggagaacagagaggcctcaaAACCAGAGCTAAGATAAGAAACTTATAGCCCAAGAGTTACCTTCCAGACAAAGAAGCCTGAGATTCCAACCCAGCTTCAGAGAGTACTCACTCaaaattttagtgaaactgtaggcTTTTTAATGAGTTAGCCATGCATGCAAAAGGCATTCCCTAAGGTGGCAGAGAAGATGGAGCCCCCATATCCAAATATAGCCAACGAGAAAGAAAGACCCCTGTTGCCAGAGCCAGTGGGCAAAGGCAACAGAAAAGGAGACAAGGGTCCTAATGGGATGAGATCCTTTCAGATTTAGGCTTATACAAACTCCTGAGAACTGGCAGGTTGACAGCCATAAATGGGGTACCAACATTTCTACTCATTGGATTACAAGTTCTCAGGCATccaaaatgattaacaaaatgacaatttCTAGGGCTTCTGTGGGAGAGTATGGAAAGGTCTTTTTGAACCTTTTAATGCTGTCAATGGAAGAATgatgaggttcataaatttggaaagaagacatttcttcatttttatgtttttttttttgagacagagtttcactcttgttgcccaggctggagtgcaatggcgtgatcttggttcactgcaacctccacctcctgggttcaagcaattctcctgcctcagcctcctgattagctgggattacagatgcccaccaccacacctggctaatttttttgtatttttagtagagataggttttcatcatgttgtccaggctcctctgaacctcctgaccccaggtgatccactcgcctcagcctcccaaagtgctgggattacaggcatgagccaccacacccaatgagagatttatttcctataaagAGTTGCGGCCTGCAGGTTgtccttctgacaggctgggaagcatagcctccagctagaagccagaaacagatgcttcaaggaggaggtaaaggaaatagtaatttatgctgagtggaatggctaaatacatttctttaataagctctaggaggagtcatgaatatttatggaaggagaaatgcatgcatgcgcaattgagtttcttgcttcttcatgggtcccatgtacaaaaaatggcagtgttagcatgatcccagggtggagttttcaggcgtctgacattaaaaagtgaagcagagaacatgaaaactcgctctgtgcctcctctatatgctggccagaacctctccctcatgggtggtctcttatcaggcaagaaaagagaggTTAATATCAGTGGTGGAGCCTTTGAAGGGGCTAGTTTCTGTTAAATCCTTAAGGAAGAAAGTCTCATCATGGTTAGCAAAGGAGGGGGTATGACGATGTGTATCTGACCCCCATCATCCCATGCTAGCaaagctgagaactcagttttgaaagttactctGGGGTCCCCTCAGCCAAGAGTGGATCTGTTCAGACAGTTGGGAGGgtagaatttcattttcatttatcagtgctaatgggaaagagtacactgtctccatggcagctgaatttgcaggaAACTCCTTTGAAGGGGttaatggcagttgtatttttctaggagctctgctttaattggataaagtaagttctggtaagatttcttcctttatcttcagtatctcgaatgttttcatttaaataatctttataacagcttttgatgtctgagtggattcccacacagtcatttattgtaagactttctgattccttttttttcctttggtcattatgaatagggcttctgtaaataattgcatggtagcttttgtttggaaataacatc of Symphalangus syndactylus isolate Jambi chromosome 24, NHGRI_mSymSyn1-v2.1_pri, whole genome shotgun sequence contains these proteins:
- the LOC134735854 gene encoding endogenous retrovirus group K member 19 Env polyprotein-like codes for the protein MLLAALMIVSMVVSLPMSAGAAAANYTYWAYVPFPPSIQAATWMDNSIEVYVNNSAWVPGPTDDGGLAQPEEEGMMINISIGYHYLPICLGKAPECLMPATQNWLVEVPTVSAISRFTYHMVSGMSLRPQINNLQDPSYQRSLQCRPKGKPGPKEIPKESKSPEVLVWEECVADTAVVLQNNEFGTIIDWAPRGQLYHNCMGQTQSCSQVPSIWPINMAYDSDLTESLDQVHRRLESLYPWKCSV